The window ttgttcctgagtcatgggtgttttctatgtatttaagtatttataaatattaatattatatatatggttgtctaagtaccctcaacacaagccttattgagcttactgtgggacttagtcaatttgtgtactaatgtcctacaatatttatttatatttatttattaatttacttacctgCCGACGTCgacattattccaaagtcagcAATTTTCACACATCCTTCGTGATCaaccaaaatattttcatcgtGAAGGTCCCTATGAAATAACCCTTTCCTTTGCAAGTAAATCAAACCTAAAACaacacatttatttagcaaGTTCAGATTATATTAACTTAAGGAAACATTAAGGCAGTGTCTGATCATGGAATTGTGaagaatatttacaaataccgCTAATCCAGAGTCACGAGTTCGAGTGTCGTCCGATGCAATGGATTTCTAACGCAGCGTCTTACGTAAGAGAACAACTCGCGAAGCGAAGCGGGGCGGTGCGGCGCAGCGGGGGCGGCCCAAGGCATTTgcgttcgcaacgagatcgcccacgtatcATTGAACAACCGCGCCGTGCCGCTTCGCTTCGTGTTCGCGAGTTAGTCACttacgtaagccgctgcgttagaaACCCATTGCATCGGGCGACTCTCGAACTCGCGACTCTGGAATAGcggtattgtaaatatttttcacaatcGCATTATACACTTATAAGTTACCTTTCAATATCTGCCAAAAATAATCCAACTTGTTGTTTGAGTATTTAAATCTTTTGCTGCGCATAACTTGTTGTAGTGTGTATTCACAAAATTCCATTTGGATGCACAGCCGTAGACTTTGGAcacttaaacaaacaaaaaaacagatCAACACAGATTTTTACACACGACAGAAATGAGTGAGGAAACTGGCAAATCACCTtgcgaaaaattaaaataatgtctctattaaaatttaagagcacatcaacgtgctcactagcgccactggaaaataactgtgattgtttaaatttaacgatagatatttaaaaaaagggtgccgctacgtactgtattttgtatttaagtaccttttgaatacatcaaactagtttttatgttgctggattcgtcgatctatgaactcaaaataaaacaggccgttttaactttggacgcctagattgacgaatccagcaacgtaaaaactattatgatgtattcaaaaggtacttaaaaggctgtcaacacccaatgtccttgaaattgatgttacttaaaaggtttttaagaaagactatttgttttagtcaagtaagaaaaatatatgttcatattaattatatttcaaagaccgtggtcgtactcgatacacgattgaacgaaatcggctcgatagaaaataattgcaaagattggtcttaaaatcacaattaaacggttttatgtctttattgttttgacttatgggtctgcaattaaaatcacaatttcaaaacatttatatctaaagcttggtcgagttaaatattacactaataatccactttttttatttaaatatttttcttattattcccttgcccaggcccagtaacatgcgacagtgctatctcatttactccgatacaaatagacagtgtgcgcgctttaggtattgacagccccttaaatacaaaatacagtacgtaacggcacccttttttaaatatctatcgttacatttaaataataacaattatttcgCAGTgccgctagtgagcacgttgatgggctcttaaggtctttatttaaattactaattaattttgtttctgTGAATACCCTATAGATATAGGATAATAGGAGTAAAATCACAAGGTCGTTTCATTCTAAAATGAGAATTGAATTGGGCAGATTGGACACTAGAACTATCCTTTTCGTATctgaaatataaaaacagaTGTTCATTGTTATGATtaaccgagcgttagcgaaggactccgtttcagcttggtaAAAAATGGATTCGTATGTCcagatgttctcctctgcagaTTGCATTTCTCAACTGATGCTCGTGAAATTATGTAAGCAGGTtcgatggttttttttttctggaaaaagttcaaaatggcggaaattggcataaaggacttgaGCGCCATTCATAATGACTCaatgaagtatttttaatttttatatttttaagcttatcgcgaAATCTACAGCTCAGCAGCAGTCAGTCAGTCTAGTTATTAGCCACTCACCTGTTGTTATTTTGAATTTCTccggtgtttttatttatatctggtACTTGTTCATGTTCAATCCATGAATTATAGTAACGAACAATATTTTCATGTTCTAGGCGAGACATTAGTTTTGCTTCAGTTATTTCATCATGCACATATTCGAGTGGGATACGTTTTATGGCATAGTACTGCTTGTCAATCTTATGTTGTACCTGGAATAGAGAATACGAGtacacattaataaaaataataaataattcagcctatatacgtcctactgctgggcacaggcctcctctcatgtgcgagagggctcgggctatagtccccacgctagcccaatgcggattagggacttcacatacacctttgaatttcttcgcagatgtatgcaggtttcctcacgatgttttccttcaccgaaaaataaatgtaaccagttgtcaatatcaagtaaataccaaattaaaatattaaatattcacttgtaataaaaatttctttatttttttttgtactataattgtatacacaagctatctctggtaataaaacaaaaaatccattaacccgcatgtcatgtcaatgtggttcagtgaaggcgggacggactgaaaatcagcgctgcgcagtcaatttgtaataaaatggctgacgcagcgtatgctgagtccgttccttttgccgcgcatgcctatttttttttttaagttaatcattgtattttgtgtggcaataaatggtttcttattcttattcttattctaaaagctagtggtaaatatcaaatgatatttcatacataagttccgaaaaactcattggtacgagccaggatttgaacccgcgacctccggattgaaagttgaATATTCGCTTAAACCGCCGATCCGAgagaatagtagattgttaaccaagggatgaaaggcactcatttaagtcgaggtagtttggcgctcgaacgcagtgagaacgacaatagtccgagactgaaatggtgcctttcacccgagttaaacttACTTTAAGGCCGAtatcaataatatatatttttaaaggcattattttacacgaaacatgtaaaaataaagtgtTAATATCCatgttaaaaataagaaatattttccatttcacAAACGCTCACTAGGAGAATAACCGGAGTGAGGAGCAAGTGTGGCAATAAGTGttgtaaataagttagttttaataccTAACATGATGTATTAACTGTTCAAGTTCTCAGAATTGTAGACCACCATgttcattataaataaaacaacaatgtATTATTCAAAGGTGTAATGTAATTGGTAGGTACAGCtattaaggtgcgaccagaccgcagcttgaaaaacggtcacgatacggaatcgcagtgacgcgtcgtatgcgtaccgtttttgacgcatgctccccacaccgctgcttaaaatacgctgacgcaccgtaaattgatctgcgtaaaaatcgcaaaaaatattacacggagatcttatggcagacaccacacgggtgacgtaaaagacgcaaagatttgcgaacaaaaaagattcgcgtgaagcacgtcactgcgattccgtaccgtcaccgttttttaagcagcggtgtggggagcatgcgtcaaaagcggtacgcatacgacgcgtcactgcgattccgtatcgtgaccgttttttaagctgcggtctggtcgcacctttatttCATAGCTCTTGTTTACAACGGAGCGATAAATTCAATATAAGCATTCTGTGAACCTTCGTGCGATAAGCCTACTACCTACTGTACGGTCGTAACGAGTAGGTAGGTTTGTTCTGTtagcttactttttttttctatgtccCTTGTATTATTGTATTTGACCAATTCTTttcctttttaaccgacttcaagatttcataattagaaaaaaaccgacttcaatgtgAACCAGTGAAAGAACggttattgttaattttagatttcatacaatgaaattaaaaagacagcgttctacgcctaattatgtagaaaaggaggtaacatgttttttttgccactgcacccaccttgacacatttcagatttgccctatgattgactggtaagatacccgcaatagggtattcgactgtatttaagataaattatttcacaccatgcatgaaataaagcatcagataattattaaaaaactaaataggatagaaatataaaaaatcggccaagagcatgtcgggccatgctcagagtagggttccgtagttactctttcgtcacaataagctaaactggagcttaaagtatggtagattgttaaccaagggatgaactgtgggtgtacgtctttttactatgaaggggaaactttttgcgataactcaaaaacagctaaactgatcatatccgctatagttttcatttaatgtctttcttaagctctacttccaagatttttttcatattttttggacctatggttcaaaagttagaggggggggacacatttttttttctttcgaagcaattatctccgaacatattcactttatcaagaaatgtttattatgaagacccttattagttttgaaagacctttccaacgatatcccacactgtagggttgaagcaaaaaaaaatgttcacccctactttacgtgtaggggaagtaccctaagaaaaattaaatttttagattttattgtacgactttgtcgcctttattgatttatatatccatgccaaaattcagctttctagcactaacgaccacggagcaaagcctcggacagacagacagacagacagacagacggacatggcgaaactataatcCTATATCTATAATCTAtatcctagttgactacggaaccctaaaaatgtgccttgaaaacctaaggagcaaaaaaatacttccatatttatttcttgtgGCGAAGCATAGTGATACTTTATTATCCATTTAAGacctatgtttaacaaataaataatttataattggaacaatgtgttatttttgtttaattttcgcattccattcatccttttcacactcgttgttaaacataagcttgtctctttctctatCGTTAGCACGTtcacatttctcgcttgcccagGTGCGACTAAAAGCaaattgtacaatttgtcacaagtcGCTTCAATTTTTTAACGCCTATAACACATCCTGAGTTACTAATAATTGTTGCTAAAATAGTACACTAGAGCTcattggggggggggggggttagggtcggcaacgcgcatgtaactcctctggagttgcaggcgtacataggctacggagactgcataccatcaggcgggccgtatgtttctttgccacctacgtagtattaaaaaaaaacactaataaatTAGATCTTTCATTGTTTACCAGGCGATTAAATTTGTCCGTTCATTTTTCTCCTATATTATTTGAAAGTAGTCTCTATATGTGAGTTACCTTTATCACTTTTCCGAATGAACCCTCGCCATGTTCAGAAATGACGTCAAAGTTTGCAGTTCCATTGATGATTGGCAAGTCCTCATAAAATAGATCTTCAGGATTTGAGGCCGGAGACTGAGGTCCGGCTGCCTGGAAAATGTAATATGTACTCATAACAATTTTTAACCAAgagatgttaaataaaaaaattctatgtctatgtctagatgaaaggcactcatttcagtcgaggtaaataatcttaaataaaatttaggacccgggtacgtccttatactacgtccaaaagagaggtatgggcattgtgaatgtcatctcgctttctgtggtagggcacagcacagcggatatcattccagatctagagcgcagcccaactggggaagtacctcaccctacagaaaaccgcagccaaataacactagaccctactcatagtgttgtgttcctgcccaCTGGctagtaaggttgccagagctcaacgaggaggggaatgcgcatgtgactcctctggagttgcaggagtacataggctacggagactgcttaccatcaggcggggcgtatgcttgtttgccaccgacgtagtatattaaaaaaaaaaccgaggCTGAGATGATGTCTTTctcccgagttaaacactctacttttcatttcgaattcgaggaaagtaaaatacaggACTGTTTATAAAACACATGATTATAgtaaaacttttatagtatttcttgagggtatgTACCTTCAAATAACAATTTAGGTGAAATCGTTATATTTTATGGAATGGAGagttaaacataattaaaattgtacaacaaatccattttaaGCCTAGTTTTAATTGCTTATtgtaaaaaagtgaaaaatttatacgtacttggaaagtaaaatgctctagagcagaaatgTATCagtttctgcacacttcataaAACAACaccgacccactttcagagcgtgaatacagaaaaatatataaccaACTCTCAGAGTTACACAAATCATCGAACCTCAGGTCTCTCACTTGTTcttacagtacaaataataatacacctctggagttgcaggcgtccataggctacggtgactgcttaccatcaggcgggccgtatgcttgcttgccaccgtcgtggtataaaaaaaaactatattgcACAATTCAATACAGAAAACAATGAATGAAacaacctagagcaatgatttttcaaataatcaatcaatatctgtgccgctatgttttgttttttagggttccgtagccaaatggcataaaacggaacccttatagtttcgccatgtccgtctgtctgtctgtctgtctgtctgtctgtctgtctgtctgtctgtctgtctgtctgtccgaggctttgctccgtggtcgctagtgctagaaagctgaaatttggcatggatatataaatcaataaagccgacaaagtcgtacaataaaatctaaaaattcaatttttttagggtacctcccctacacgtaaagagggggtgaaatttttttttcacttcaactctagagtgtggggtatcgttggaaaggtctttcaaaactaataggggttttcaagaaacattttttgataaagtgaatatattcggagataatcgctccgaaagaaaaaaaaattgtgtcccccccctctaacttttgaaccataggtccaaaaaatatgaaaaaaatcgtggaagtagagcttaagaaagacattaaatgaaaactatagcggacatgatcagtttagctgtttttgagttatcgcaaaaagttttcctttcatagtaaaaagacttactttaattaggtactgattatgcaaatttgcctatttgtttaactcgggtgaaaggtaccgtttcatcccttggttaacaatttactatactttaagctccagtttagcttattgtgacgtaagagtaactacggaaccctacactgagcgtggcccgacatgctcttggccggtttttcttatttattattattttattttgaagaaacttacagcgccttgaaaatcgcaaaaacggctcaattgaattggctgcaaaaaaaggcgcagtatacaaatatgacaacaaatatccaaaaaatctaaacatagcgcacatagattatttcttcctcttgcagtttccaaaatttcataatgagtggttgcgttttggaggaggaaacagtcgtgagcgaaacctcgatttttgagttttgcgtgggaattttagtccgagctgcagttgtccttatcgcacgtacgcactcccgcccaccgcagcgcaaCAGAAACAGCTtgaaaaattcgagatttgaaaagttgctcagctaggaattgctcatAACGATTTGCTCGTTGGCTACACGGGCTGTAGGCctagatggtcggctctttatcatttgtcaccatgcctgtcacgttttaacaagtatgtaagcgcgaaagtgacgggcatagtgacaagtgataaaaatggaaccatccTGCCACCGCTGAGCTCAATTACACGATTTCActtcaacttcttcaacttcaacatttaattttattcagcaaataggccacacgGGCACTTTTatacgtcaacatggaatttaaaTACAAGCAAAAATAAGCACATCacctattataaaatacaattaactaaaaatattaatgcaaactaatgAAGCGAAATATCACCCTACTTGCCCCACCCAAACCCAAGCGCAACGCAGCCATGTTAAATCATTATATTGGTCATAATttatggggtccatgaggaatcgagggaactcttcaaatatgaaaggcatacatatagtgatttttggattttctttgacaaatcatgcatttacatttaaaaaagtgacatttgatgaagtagaactgctgatgatgatcagaatggaactcttcaacgacgcatagtacacgtttagTGATTTCTCCTCtttgctgtgtttgttaagtaaattagattttcaagacaaacttttgtcaagttcgagttgcTTGTAcctaaatgcttgatttgttacagaaaatacaaaaatcactataagtatgcctttcacatttgaagagttccctcgattcctcatggatcccatcatcagaactgagttttgacaacaacgggaccaatctgtatatatataaattcaaacaaaaaaaatagttttcaaaatcggttcagaaatgacggagttatggaataacaaacattaaaaaaaaacatacaaccgaattgataacctcctctttggatcttgaagtcggttaaaaagttaatatatatGCATTTTCGTTATTAAATtacgaatttaaaataaaagcaaaaatatGATGGATAAGGATAAAGATACGGTCATTAAATTGTTGAGGCATTCAAGGGTTCAAGCTAATGTGATGTTCCTATACAGGATAAGCATTGTCCAATGTAAaaagaaaaagcggccaagtgcgagtcggactcgcccatgaagggttccgtaccatttatgacgtattaaaaataactacgtactagatctggttcaaaccaattttcggtgaaagtttgcatggtaatgtgtatcatatattttttttagatttttcattctgttattttagaagttacagggggggggggcacacattttttcactttggaagtgtctctcgcgcaaactattcagtttaacaaaaaatgatattagaaacctaaatatcatttttgaagacctatccttagataccccacacgtatgggtttgatgaaaaacattttttttttataatttttttgacgtattaaaaaaaactacttactagatctcgttcgaaccaattttcggtggaagtttgcatggcaatgtatataatatatttttttttagatttttcattctgttattttagaagttacggggggggggggacacactttttaccactttggaagtgtctctcgcgcaaactattcagtttagaaaaaaatgatatcagaaacctcaatatcatttttaaagacctatccatagataccccacacgtatgggtttgaagaaaaaagattttttgagtttcagttctaagtatggggaacccccaattttttttgtttttttttctatttttgtgtaaacatcataatgcggttcatagaatacatctacttatcaagtttgaacagtatagcttttatagtttcggaaaaaagtggctgtgacagaatcggacagacagacggacatgacgaatctataagggttccgttttttgccatttggctacggaaccctaaaaaccgtaTTCCCATCCTAAATGTACgaaatcgcttaccatcagggaaTTCGTCTGCCTGTTTGCCTTTTAtatccttaaaaaaaaagatgaataTATGGGTGACTGTACCTGGCCGTTGTGGATCCCTGTAGATGTAGACGAGCGGCGAAAactagatatattattattgcaatCCATGTTCATTAATATACCGCTTCActataaaactaatttatttatcaaattcgCAATAATATTACGTAAATTAGTAACAGAATAGGAAAAATAACGTTGGCTGAACGACTAGTACTGAGGGCAGATAACTTAGAACTGAACCCGTACCaagagtcactgacagtgtcaaaactgacatataacgctatcgagaacgtaatttacttttcacgtcagcagctcgaacaagggtaatttgctgcttaaaaacagtgagcaaaatcgcattttgctcaccgagtgagacaaaataacatgcaagtgacctttagattcgaatgtcatttcaacgtgcggggcctaatacaagttcgaaatatttggattctattatctttatccctttcacgtcattagcaaaaagaaagagacaaaaaagtgcatacgtaattcaacggtatattgacggtttataatagacccccgaaataagtcagaccgcatcgttccaaaacaccctacgagtcttcattcgtaataattaattaatgaaataaaagtttaaaatttaataaatacaccatattttacgtattttattatacaatcaaaacaatgaacttatacaaatttacgcaattgttatgcagtaaataattctacttaactacctttaacgatctctactatagttgacaaatagtagtatccgcaattcggaccggatcttagaaagttttttttttacaaaaaaaaagttggcgattgaactgtcaattgatgttcgttaattcattattttcgtattattttattgaaactttcgttttgttttattgcggtaattaaagttaaatgttagattaccttcagaaaacatgagttaaatagtgatccgtccttctggattacattttttcaggttgtattttttgatggctgactgacgtgaaaatttttgtgtactacacgagatcaaagttatttacatctcgtgcgcttatgAGTCCCTttctacgctcaagattctaaattagattcacgagcgtagcgagtgaatctattataaaagctttcgcttgcacgggactcaaaacaagcactcgaagaaatatcaaactttgctctcgtgttgtacaaataactattctatacatctcgctcgcacttatatgcgagtacgagcgagatgcatagaaagttaAGGTGCTCTTATAGTCGGATTTTAgttttttgagggggtgaagcagacgaagtggtagaACAGGCAGGAGGGCGCCCCGCGCGCTGCGCCCGCTGTacgcctacgtccttattctgacgccatccttATTTTGGTTTGTTAGTTCCGGGAatatatattgattatgatttatacttaatgaaattaaaaattagataattatatacaatactaaagtataccgcggcaaactgagaacctagtaaaattataccaaaGAATTTTATGACTAAAAAATTGTACTCACAAATTCAGACAAaggttacaactgtctgctttaaatcatatatagatacctcaTTCATAACTTATTTAACCTTAAAAATGTAATAGAAGTCAATTTGGGGTCAGTagtgaaaaaaaggaaaaatactaGCAAAGGTAAGATAATTTGTGGGAGTGAAAGTGGAAAGGTACAATTTTGCAGGTATTGAATATGcctatgtagctccaaaaagtagataaaattTGCTATCTTCACAAATAAGAACCATGGCTCTaactgactattttttttatcgacGACGATTATAAACTTcaaatgcaaaagtc of the Cydia pomonella isolate Wapato2018A chromosome 19, ilCydPomo1, whole genome shotgun sequence genome contains:
- the LOC133528688 gene encoding eIF-2-alpha kinase GCN2-like codes for the protein MNMDCNNNISSFRRSSTSTGIHNGQAAGPQSPASNPEDLFYEDLPIINGTANFDVISEHGEGSFGKVIKVQHKIDKQYYAIKRIPLEYVHDEITEAKLMSRLEHENIVRYYNSWIEHEQVPDINKNTGEIQNNNSVQSLRLCIQMEFCEYTLQQVMRSKRFKYSNNKLDYFWQILKGLIYLQRKGLFHRDLHDENILVDHEGCVKIADFGIMSTSADYNMSMDLIIILEQMFGKNLSKHEEENNNENDEITVAKKLYRLLRQPKEACKGERPPCADVCADLFKYYNENIADEQGKIYMAASNEISASRFKI